GGGAGCAGCTCAAGCGACGGGGTCTGGCGGTGGCGCCCTGCTACTTCAGGATATCGGAAGCCGACGTGACACGGATGCAAAGCTTCGTCGGCAAGCAGGTGGAGATCCTGCTCGATATCTCGCAGCGTAACCGGATGGATGGTTCGAGCTGGTCCAACCGCATGATCAGGGCCCTCCTGGCGCCTACGCCAGGCGACTCGATCCACCCCATCCGCCTGGCCCTGCGGCTGGATCCCGAGGACTTCGAGGAGGGGATCTTCGCCTGGAAGGGCTTCGTCTATTACCAGTGGCTCCTCGGGGAGCTTCGCCCACAGCTCGGACCCTTCCTCAGGGAAATCCTGGTCATGAAGACCCATGGGTTCCGCGACCGGGAGATGAGCCTGGCGCTGGACCGCGCACGCCGTCGACTGGTGGACAGGGTCAACTCCGTCATGGAGGAAGTGGTTGGCGCCGTGAGGGTCTATGAGGCGGCGTTCAACGATCTGACCCGGAATGGCAAGCCTCTCGCATTCGCCAACTTCCTGAGGCGCACCCCGGAAATGTTCATCCTTCTGGGGGAGAGGATCGGCGCCCTTTCCCACGTGGCGAGTTACTGGCAGTTCCGGTTCCCGGAGGGCGCGTTGGAGCCCATCCAGATGGAGGAACTGTTTGAGATCGTTCGTGATTTTGAATTCACACTCGGTGGCGAGGCCTGAGCCCGAGACTCCCGGAAGGTCGCCGGGCCTACCTCCTACAAGACAGAATTTTTGGGCGTCCTTAAGGATTCATCCCCTATAGGAGGCTCAGGAAATCCGGGAAGGGCAAGGTCATGCGTCAGGCGTCCACCGATCGGTCGGTGCGCAATCTCGGGGCGCTGCAGCGGACAGCCTCAACGAGCCGCGTCCTGAATCTCGTCGCCATCGCCAACGCCCACAAGGGCGATCCCGCCTATCATTCCAGGCCGTTCTTCAACACGCCGCTCCTCAATGAGTGCCTCATTCTGAAGCACCGCATCCGTGTGGACGAGCGTTATGTCTTCGACGACGAACGCCAGAACTCCACCAAGATCATTCTTCCCTTCGAGCGTTCCGACCTGCGGATGGGGGGGCGGTCCTTCTTTGTCGGTCAGCGCGGTTGGCGTGAAATCGTCCGAGAGACCGCCGGCGACGCGATGGATGTCGAGCGAGACCTCCGTGTCCTCAGTGTGATCGACGAGATCCCATCGCTGGATCCCTTTCTCCTGCGGGAACACCTGAACCGCCGGGGAATCCACATTTCGGCCTGCTACTTCGCCATCTCCGAGGCCGACCTGGCGCGGATGCAGGATTTCGTGGCGATGGAGATCAACAACCTGATCCGGCTGACCTACGCCACCGCAGGCGAGGGCTCCAGCTATTCCAGCAAGCTCGTCCAGGTCCTTCTCTCGACGGAGATCAACGAGCACCTTGAGCCGCTCCGCATCGCCCTGAGACTTGAGGGTGAGGACTACAGGGAGGGGGTCTTCAGCTGGAAGGGCTTTCTCTATTACAAGTGGGTTCTCAACGATCTCTGGCCGAAGCTCGTCGATGTGCTTCGTGAAATGCCGCAGATCCGGGTGACGGGGCACAAGGACCCCGAACTGATGGCGTACATCGACCGGACACGTCGCCGGCTGATAGACACTGTCGACCACAAGCGTCGTGAGGTCACCGAGGCCCTGGATGTCTATGACCGCGCCTTCGCCGACCTGACCAAGAACGGCAAGCCGCTGGCCTTCCGCAACTTCCTCCTCCGGGCGCCCAAGATGTTCCTGATGCTCGGCGAGCGGATCGGCGTGATCTCCCACATCACCAGCTTCTGGCGCTATCGGTTCCCCGACGCCCGTTCGCTGGCCGCGCCCATCGACGAAGTCCTGGATATCCTCAAGGACTTCGAACAGAACATCACCACGGTCGAATCCTGAGAAGGCGGCGCAGATGGAGTGGATCGCAGGCGTCCTGACCCAGAGCGCCGGCCTCCTCGCCGGCTTCGTCTTGGCAGTTCTCCTGGGCGGCCTGCTGATCTACGACCTGACCCAGCAGAAGCACTCGGTCCTCCGCAACTTTCCCGTGATCGGGCACCTGCGGTACGGGTTCGAGCAGCTTGGCGAGTACTTCCGGCAATACTTCTTCGCCGGGGACCGCGAGGAAATGCCGTTCAACCGGGCGACCCGGTCCTGGGTCTACCGGGAGGCCAAGAACGAAGGCGGGGCGATCGGCTTTGGCTCCACCAACGACCGGGGGGAGCCTGGCTCCATCCTGTTCGTCAACCACCCCTTCCCCGTCCTCGAGGATGACCGCCTCCCCACCCCGCCCCTATTGATTGGCGAGGGAGCCTGCGACAATCCCTTCCTCGGCAGGTCGGTCGTCAACATCTCGGGGATGAGCTTCGGGGCCATCTCGAAGCCCGCGGTTCAGGCCCTGTCCCGGGGCGCCGGGATGGCGGGATGCTGGATGGACACCGGCGAAGGGGGCCTGTCGCCCTACCACCTTGAAGGCGGCTGCGACCTGATCATGCAGGTCGGGACGGCGAGGTACGGCCTCCGCAACGCCGACGGCTCCTTCTCCCCCGAGCGGGCGCGGGAGATCGCAAGGTCGGTCAAAGCCTTCGAGATCAAGCTCAGCCAGGGCGCAAAGCCAGGCAAGGGCGGCGTGCTTCCGGGCGCCAAGGTGACCTCCGAGATCGCCAGGATCCGCGGAATCCCTGAGGGCCAGGACTCCATCAGTCCCAATCGGCACCCCGACATCGCCAATGTCGACCAGCTCCTCGACCGGGTCTGCAGCCTGCGGGACCTGACGGGCCGGCCGGTGGGCGTGAAAACCGCCCTGGGCGACGACACCTTCATGACCTCCCTGTGCGAGGCCATCCTGCGCAGGGGCGCCCAGGATGCGCCGGACTTCCTGACAATTGACGGTGGCGAGGGCGGCACCGGGGCGGCGCCCCAGACCCTGATGGACCACATGAGCCTGCCCATCGCCGAGGCCCTTCCGATGGTGATTGATGTCCTCCGCGAAGCGGGCCTGAAGGACAGGGTCCGGGTGATCGCCTCAGGCAAGCTGGTCACCCCGGCCCGCGCCGCCTGGGCCCTCTGTACAGGTGCGGATTTCGTCCACTCGGCCCGGGGTTTCATGTTCGCCCTTGGCTGCATCCAGGCCATGCGCTGCCACACCAACACCTGTCCGACGGGCGTGGCGACCCACAACCGCCGGCGTCAGCGGGGGCTGGTGGTCGAGGACAAGGCCACACGGGTCCTGAACTATGTGAACAGCCTCAACCGCGAGATCGACATGATCGCCCACTCCTGCGGCCGCCGTCACGCGCGGGAGCTGGGCCGTGAACATGTACGGATCGTCGAGACGGCGGGCCGCAGCATCCCCCTCAACGTCCTCTATCCGGAAGAATGAAGCATGCTGACCGAAGTTGACCGCCTCCTCGTTGCGACCCCGGACGCCGCCGCCGCGGCGGCGGCCTGGAGCGCCGTGCTCGGTGCAGAGGAGGTGATGGCGGGACCGGCTTCCGGCCTGGGCGCGAGTCGCCGGGTCCTCAGGGCCGGACGGTCGGACATAGAATTCCTCCAGCCGGACGGGACAGGGCCGATCGCCGACGCCCTGGCCCGGCGGGGCCGCGCCCATGTCTGGGCGGCGGGCGCCGCCTCGCCGGATCCGGGGGCCGTCGCCCAGACCGCCCGCGCCGCTGGCGCCCGGGTCCAGGACGAAGAGGGGCGGGTTCAAGTCGAACTCGAGATCGAGGGCGCGCCCATCCGCTTCGTCATCTCGCCCGAGGCCGAGCGAACCCCGGCCGGACGGCTGGACTTCCTCTACGAGGCCACGGTCCTCGCTGCGGACCAGGCTGGGGCGGTGGGGAAGATCCGCGACGCCTTCGGCCTCGACGAAAGCGTCTT
The sequence above is a segment of the Phenylobacterium parvum genome. Coding sequences within it:
- a CDS encoding FMN-binding glutamate synthase family protein, which encodes MEWIAGVLTQSAGLLAGFVLAVLLGGLLIYDLTQQKHSVLRNFPVIGHLRYGFEQLGEYFRQYFFAGDREEMPFNRATRSWVYREAKNEGGAIGFGSTNDRGEPGSILFVNHPFPVLEDDRLPTPPLLIGEGACDNPFLGRSVVNISGMSFGAISKPAVQALSRGAGMAGCWMDTGEGGLSPYHLEGGCDLIMQVGTARYGLRNADGSFSPERAREIARSVKAFEIKLSQGAKPGKGGVLPGAKVTSEIARIRGIPEGQDSISPNRHPDIANVDQLLDRVCSLRDLTGRPVGVKTALGDDTFMTSLCEAILRRGAQDAPDFLTIDGGEGGTGAAPQTLMDHMSLPIAEALPMVIDVLREAGLKDRVRVIASGKLVTPARAAWALCTGADFVHSARGFMFALGCIQAMRCHTNTCPTGVATHNRRRQRGLVVEDKATRVLNYVNSLNREIDMIAHSCGRRHARELGREHVRIVETAGRSIPLNVLYPEE
- a CDS encoding VOC family protein — encoded protein: MLTEVDRLLVATPDAAAAAAAWSAVLGAEEVMAGPASGLGASRRVLRAGRSDIEFLQPDGTGPIADALARRGRAHVWAAGAASPDPGAVAQTARAAGARVQDEEGRVQVELEIEGAPIRFVISPEAERTPAGRLDFLYEATVLAADQAGAVGKIRDAFGLDESVFTTITSEMFGYTGVLTLFQAGRLHRFEVITPIDRDKTMGRYHAREGACFYMGFAEASDVLDIEHRIPAGGVTVDRPEGRRPDQSPDQVWIHPPTLGGVMLGVSRPSMAWMWSGHPERVTPL